One genomic region from Bacillus sp. SLBN-46 encodes:
- a CDS encoding glycogen/starch/alpha-glucan phosphorylase, protein MFSSTTEFKKTFLKRLEMLCGKSFSESSNRDHYQTLGNMIREYVSNDWIATNERYHAAQGKQVYYLSIEYLLGKLLRQNLINLGIEETVQEGLKELEIDLGELEELEADAGLGNGGLGRLAACFLDSLASLNLPGHGHGIRYKHGLFEQKIVDGYQVELPEQWLRSGNVWEIRKVDYAVKIPFWGKVEAKMENGRLVFQHLNAETVTAVPHDMPVIGYKSNTINTLRLWNAEPSQFPFHKDILKYKRETESISEFLYPDDTHDEGKILRLKQQYFLVSASIQSITKSYRKQHTSLNQLHEHICIHINDTHPVLAIPELMRILIDEEGFDWEQAWEITQNTISYTNHTTLSEALEKWPIHIFQPLLPRIYMIIEEINERFCRELWNQTPGDWERIRGLAILADDFVKMAHLAIVGSFSVNGVAKLHTEILKQREMNQFYQLYPEKFNNKTNGIAHRRWLLKANPKLSTLITESIGESWTYSGTELSSLLNFQHDTAFLEQLLKIKNENKQVLADIILDKTGVAVDTQAIFDVQVKRLHAYKRQLLNVLHIMHLYNKIREDSSFSLVPRVFIFGAKASPGYYYAKKIIKLINTVAEKINNDPKVNDRLRVVFLENYRVSLAEKIFPAADVSEQISTASKEASGTGNMKFMINGALTVGTLDGANIEIKELVGDSNIFTFGLSAEEVLHYYQHGGYQSVDYYHHDVRIRQAVDQLVNGFFPGVYNEFEPIFDSLLEENDQYFVLKDFASYADIQRSVGEAFIDPLRWQRMSLTNIAHAGYFSSDRTIQEYADGIWGIKSI, encoded by the coding sequence ATGTTTTCTAGTACCACTGAGTTTAAGAAGACCTTTTTAAAAAGGCTTGAGATGCTGTGTGGGAAGAGTTTCTCAGAAAGCTCGAATAGAGACCACTATCAAACACTAGGGAATATGATTCGTGAATATGTGAGTAATGACTGGATTGCTACAAACGAACGGTATCATGCTGCCCAAGGTAAGCAGGTATATTATCTTTCCATTGAATATTTATTAGGAAAGTTACTAAGGCAAAATTTAATCAATCTAGGAATTGAAGAAACTGTCCAAGAAGGTCTCAAAGAACTGGAGATTGACCTGGGGGAGTTAGAAGAATTAGAAGCGGATGCGGGTCTAGGAAATGGCGGCTTAGGTAGATTAGCCGCCTGCTTTTTAGACTCCCTAGCATCCCTTAACCTTCCGGGACATGGTCACGGAATTCGGTATAAACATGGGTTATTTGAACAAAAAATTGTGGATGGCTATCAAGTGGAATTGCCTGAGCAATGGTTGCGGAGCGGAAATGTTTGGGAAATTAGGAAAGTAGACTATGCGGTAAAAATTCCATTTTGGGGTAAGGTGGAAGCCAAAATGGAAAATGGACGTCTGGTCTTTCAACATCTAAATGCGGAAACCGTTACAGCTGTGCCTCATGATATGCCAGTCATAGGATATAAATCAAATACCATTAATACTTTAAGGCTTTGGAATGCGGAACCATCGCAATTTCCTTTTCATAAGGATATTTTAAAATATAAGCGAGAAACCGAATCGATTTCTGAGTTTTTATATCCGGACGATACGCATGATGAAGGGAAAATTTTAAGATTAAAACAGCAATATTTTCTTGTTTCAGCTAGTATCCAATCCATTACTAAAAGCTACAGAAAACAACATACGAGCTTAAATCAGCTCCATGAACATATTTGTATTCATATCAATGATACTCACCCAGTACTTGCTATTCCTGAGTTAATGAGAATCCTTATTGATGAAGAAGGATTCGACTGGGAACAGGCATGGGAAATTACACAAAATACCATCTCATATACCAATCATACAACCTTATCAGAAGCCTTGGAAAAATGGCCAATCCATATTTTTCAGCCATTACTACCTAGAATTTATATGATTATTGAAGAAATTAATGAACGGTTCTGCAGGGAATTATGGAATCAAACGCCAGGTGATTGGGAGCGAATAAGGGGACTTGCAATCCTCGCTGATGATTTTGTAAAAATGGCCCATTTAGCGATTGTCGGAAGCTTTAGTGTCAATGGTGTGGCGAAGCTGCATACGGAGATCTTAAAGCAGCGGGAGATGAATCAGTTCTATCAGCTATATCCTGAAAAGTTTAATAACAAGACAAACGGAATTGCACACCGCCGCTGGCTGCTCAAAGCCAACCCGAAATTATCAACCCTTATCACTGAGTCGATTGGAGAATCCTGGACCTATTCAGGAACAGAACTCTCGAGCTTACTTAATTTTCAACATGATACCGCATTTTTAGAGCAGCTCCTTAAAATAAAAAATGAAAATAAGCAGGTACTGGCAGATATTATCCTTGATAAAACGGGAGTCGCCGTGGATACACAGGCAATCTTCGATGTTCAAGTAAAACGGCTTCATGCCTACAAGCGTCAACTGTTAAATGTGTTACATATTATGCACCTTTATAATAAGATTAGAGAGGATTCTAGTTTCTCGCTTGTACCAAGAGTGTTTATTTTTGGTGCAAAAGCATCTCCGGGGTATTATTATGCAAAGAAAATTATCAAATTAATTAATACGGTGGCTGAAAAAATAAATAATGACCCAAAAGTGAATGACCGCTTGAGAGTCGTTTTCCTTGAGAATTATCGTGTTTCTTTAGCTGAAAAAATCTTCCCTGCTGCAGATGTAAGTGAACAAATCTCAACGGCAAGCAAAGAAGCGTCAGGTACGGGAAATATGAAATTTATGATCAATGGCGCATTAACTGTAGGGACATTAGATGGTGCAAATATTGAAATAAAGGAATTAGTGGGCGACTCAAATATTTTTACATTTGGTCTAAGTGCAGAAGAAGTTCTCCATTATTATCAACATGGGGGATACCAATCCGTTGACTATTATCACCATGATGTTAGAATTCGCCAGGCAGTCGATCAACTGGTAAACGGATTTTTTCCTGGAGTCTACAACGAATTTGAGCCTATTTTTGATTCGTTACTTGAGGAAAACGATCAATATTTTGTCTTGAAGGACTTTGCTTCCTACGCTGATATTCAGCGTTCTGTTGGAGAAGCATTTATTGATCCTTTAAGATGGCAAAGAATGAGTTTAACGAACATTGCTCATGCAGGTTATTTTTCGAGTGACCGAACCATTCAAGAGTACGCGGATGGAATTTGGGGGATTAAATCAATCTAA